The following are encoded together in the Falsiruegeria litorea R37 genome:
- the def gene encoding peptide deformylase — MKRSILIHPDPRLKKLCDPVADLSDDLRKLADDMLETMYDAPGIGLAAPQIGVLNRLIVLDCTKEEGETPRPLMMFNPEVVSSSDDLNVYEEGCLSIPDQYAEVTRPREVEVAWMDQNGNARQEVFDGLWATCVQHEIDHLDGKLFIDYLKPLKRQMITRKMQKLKRERARA; from the coding sequence ATGAAACGTAGCATTCTGATCCATCCCGACCCACGCCTGAAAAAGCTGTGTGATCCTGTGGCCGATCTTTCGGACGATTTGCGCAAGCTGGCCGATGACATGCTTGAGACGATGTATGACGCGCCGGGCATTGGTTTGGCCGCGCCGCAGATCGGTGTGCTGAACCGGTTGATTGTTTTGGACTGCACCAAAGAAGAGGGCGAGACTCCACGTCCGTTGATGATGTTCAACCCCGAAGTGGTGTCCTCCTCGGACGACCTAAACGTTTATGAAGAGGGATGCTTGTCGATCCCGGATCAATACGCCGAAGTCACCCGCCCGCGCGAGGTCGAGGTCGCGTGGATGGACCAGAACGGCAATGCCCGCCAAGAGGTGTTCGATGGTCTTTGGGCCACTTGCGTACAGCATGAGATCGACCATTTGGATGGCAAGCTCTTTATCGATTACCTCAAGCCGCTGAAGCGTCAGATGATCACGCGCAAGATGCAAAAGCTCAAGCGTGAGCGGGCGCGCGCCTGA
- the def gene encoding peptide deformylase: MAVRPILTWPDDRLATQCAPVTGPEDALIADMFDTMYAAQGRGLAAPQIGVLKRVFVMDCGWKEGEPTPLAMINPFIMAAERAEEIGPEGCLSIPGIMVSVSRPRAVTVQWTAPEGDIHMADFDGFEARCIQHEFDHLNGMVTFDRLDEIARRTAEAHYKEMNT; this comes from the coding sequence ATGGCGGTGCGGCCGATCCTGACCTGGCCTGACGACCGGCTTGCGACGCAATGTGCGCCGGTGACAGGTCCAGAGGACGCGCTGATCGCGGATATGTTCGATACGATGTATGCGGCACAGGGGCGCGGTTTGGCCGCGCCGCAGATTGGTGTGCTCAAGCGCGTCTTTGTCATGGATTGCGGTTGGAAAGAGGGGGAGCCGACCCCCTTGGCGATGATCAACCCCTTCATCATGGCGGCCGAGCGCGCCGAAGAGATCGGTCCCGAGGGCTGTCTGTCGATCCCCGGCATCATGGTCTCGGTCTCGCGCCCCCGTGCTGTCACTGTGCAATGGACCGCGCCCGAGGGCGACATCCACATGGCCGATTTCGACGGGTTCGAGGCGCGCTGCATCCAGCACGAGTTTGATCATCTCAACGGCATGGTCACCTTTGACCGTCTTGATGAGATCGCCCGCCGTACAGCCGAGGCGCACTACAAGGAAATGAACACATGA
- the def gene encoding peptide deformylase: protein MTVRKCLPWPDKRLRTKAAPVSEITDEIREIWTDMIDTMEAMPGVGLAGNQIGVMLRLAVVDGSTERGRAVRLANPEILHSSIELREHDEASPNLPGMSAKIKRPRAVTVRFLNEDGAVDRRDFVGIEATSVQHQIDHLNGKMYFDRLSKVKRDMLLRKAKKLNG, encoded by the coding sequence ATGACCGTCCGAAAATGTTTGCCGTGGCCCGACAAGCGCCTGCGCACCAAGGCCGCACCAGTCAGCGAGATCACCGACGAGATCCGTGAAATCTGGACCGACATGATCGACACGATGGAGGCGATGCCCGGTGTGGGCCTTGCGGGCAATCAGATCGGCGTGATGCTGCGGTTGGCCGTCGTCGATGGGTCGACCGAACGGGGCCGTGCAGTGCGCTTGGCCAATCCCGAGATCCTGCATTCGTCAATCGAACTGCGCGAGCATGACGAGGCGAGCCCGAACCTGCCGGGCATGTCGGCCAAGATCAAACGCCCGCGTGCGGTCACGGTGCGGTTCCTGAATGAGGACGGCGCGGTGGACCGGCGCGACTTTGTCGGGATCGAGGCGACAAGCGTGCAGCACCAGATCGACCATCTGAACGGCAAGATGTATTTCGACCGCCTCAGCAAGGTCAAACGCGACATGCTGTTGCGCAAGGCAAAGAAACTGAACGGCTGA
- the fmt gene encoding methionyl-tRNA formyltransferase, translating to MRIIFMGTPEFSVPVLDALVGAGHEIAAVYCQPPRPAGRGKKERPTPVHARAVELGLEVRHPVSLKGAEQQTEFAALNAEVAVVVAYGMILPQAVLDAPAKGCLNIHASLLPRWRGAAPIHRAIMAGDAETGVCIMQMEAGLDTGPVLLRVATPIETEETTAQLHDRLSGMGARAIVDALAQLPDLTPKVQPDEGVTYAQKIDKAEARVDWTKPALEVDRQIRGLSPFPGAWTEIDGQRVKLLASRLADGTGAAGKVLNDALTVACGDGAVSLLRLQRAGKGAQDRDVFLRGMPVAKGAQL from the coding sequence ATGCGCATCATCTTCATGGGAACGCCTGAGTTTTCGGTGCCGGTGCTGGATGCTCTGGTGGGGGCAGGGCATGAGATTGCGGCTGTTTATTGCCAGCCGCCGCGCCCTGCAGGCCGTGGCAAGAAAGAGCGCCCCACGCCAGTGCATGCCCGGGCGGTGGAGCTGGGGCTGGAAGTGCGCCATCCCGTTTCTTTGAAAGGGGCTGAGCAACAGACCGAGTTCGCTGCGCTGAACGCGGAAGTGGCCGTGGTTGTGGCTTATGGTATGATCCTGCCGCAGGCGGTGCTGGACGCGCCCGCAAAGGGATGCCTGAACATTCACGCCAGCCTTTTGCCACGCTGGCGCGGGGCCGCGCCCATCCATCGCGCGATCATGGCAGGCGATGCGGAAACCGGTGTCTGCATCATGCAGATGGAGGCCGGGTTGGACACGGGTCCTGTGCTCTTGCGGGTGGCTACGCCGATTGAGACCGAAGAGACCACGGCCCAGCTGCATGACCGCCTGTCGGGCATGGGTGCACGGGCTATCGTAGATGCTTTGGCACAGCTGCCCGATTTGACGCCCAAAGTGCAGCCAGACGAGGGCGTGACCTATGCGCAGAAGATCGACAAGGCCGAGGCGCGGGTTGATTGGACCAAACCAGCGTTAGAGGTGGATCGGCAGATCCGGGGCCTGTCGCCATTTCCCGGTGCCTGGACCGAGATTGACGGGCAGCGGGTGAAACTGCTGGCGTCGCGGCTTGCCGATGGCACGGGTGCTGCGGGTAAGGTGTTGAACGACGCGCTGACGGTGGCCTGTGGCGATGGCGCCGTGTCCCTCTTGCGCTTGCAACGGGCGGGCAAGGGTGCGCAGGATAGGGATGTATTCCTGCGCGGTATGCCGGTGGCCAAGGGCGCGCAGCTCTGA
- a CDS encoding GlsB/YeaQ/YmgE family stress response membrane protein: MTVVALIVIGAAAGFLATRLMRIEADIPTTMFIGIIGALVGGFVLRFLSSVMGVLSGFVGAVLGALLVIWIWKTYIRKP; the protein is encoded by the coding sequence ATGACGGTTGTTGCGCTTATCGTGATAGGGGCCGCGGCCGGATTTCTGGCCACGCGGCTGATGCGGATCGAGGCCGACATTCCCACCACCATGTTCATCGGCATCATCGGCGCGCTTGTGGGTGGTTTTGTCCTGCGCTTTCTGTCCAGCGTGATGGGGGTTCTGTCGGGCTTTGTCGGCGCGGTGCTTGGTGCGCTGTTGGTGATCTGGATCTGGAAGACCTATATTCGCAAACCCTGA
- the speB gene encoding agmatinase, whose protein sequence is MITHAQVEDLGPDDLALMGVPLDLHSSFLQGPAFAPTRIREALHSGAANLTAEDGTDLGMTDRVKDTGDVDVFEQRGPEPIAAIEAGAGSRLDTGARLLSLGGDHSVSFPLIKAHADRHDGLNVLHIDAHPDLYDQQDIGPLGHGCPFARVMETGQVKRLMQVGIRTMNAHQREQAERFGVEVVDMHGWRADLTPEFDGPVYLSLDLDGLDPAFAPGVSHHEPGGLSTREVIDLIARFKGQLVGADIVELNPHRDPYGITAMVAAKFVKEIGARFLR, encoded by the coding sequence ATGATCACGCATGCGCAGGTCGAGGATTTGGGGCCAGACGATCTGGCCCTTATGGGGGTGCCGCTGGATCTGCACAGCTCGTTCCTGCAGGGCCCCGCCTTTGCCCCCACCCGAATCCGCGAGGCGTTGCATTCAGGGGCGGCCAACCTGACGGCCGAGGATGGCACAGATCTGGGGATGACGGACCGTGTCAAAGACACCGGTGATGTGGATGTGTTTGAACAGCGGGGACCCGAGCCGATTGCCGCAATCGAGGCAGGCGCGGGCTCGCGGTTGGACACCGGCGCGCGGCTCTTGTCTTTGGGCGGCGATCACTCGGTGTCTTTCCCGCTGATCAAGGCCCATGCGGATCGCCATGACGGGCTGAACGTGTTGCACATCGACGCCCACCCGGACCTTTATGATCAACAGGACATCGGCCCCTTGGGGCATGGCTGTCCCTTCGCGCGGGTGATGGAAACGGGGCAGGTCAAACGGCTGATGCAGGTGGGCATCCGCACGATGAACGCGCATCAGCGCGAGCAGGCTGAGCGCTTCGGGGTCGAGGTTGTGGATATGCACGGCTGGCGGGCGGATCTTACGCCAGAGTTTGACGGGCCGGTGTATCTGTCGCTGGATCTGGACGGGCTTGATCCGGCTTTTGCGCCAGGGGTGTCGCATCATGAACCGGGTGGGCTCAGCACTCGCGAGGTGATCGACCTGATCGCGCGGTTCAAAGGACAATTGGTGGGTGCCGATATTGTCGAGTTGAACCCGCACCGCGATCCCTATGGCATCACGGCGATGGTGGCTGCGAAATTCGTCAAAGAGATCGGAGCACGGTTCCTGCGCTAA
- a CDS encoding trimeric intracellular cation channel family protein yields the protein MSALALLDYASVLVFALTGALVASRAQLDLVGFAFVACLTAVGGGTVRDLLLDRNPVFWIGEPSYVLIASAAALLVFFTAHLVESRYNWLIWLDSFALAIAVAAGTGVALTMQQPPVIVVLMGMTTGCLGGLMRDVVCNEIPLVLKQGELYVTCALTGALVALISDTQGLPQLTTLGLAALTCWGLRAGSLIFGWRLPVYKSRPPRDHG from the coding sequence GTGAGCGCGCTTGCGCTGCTCGATTATGCCTCCGTCCTGGTCTTTGCCCTGACCGGAGCGCTGGTCGCCAGCCGGGCGCAATTGGATCTGGTGGGGTTTGCGTTTGTGGCTTGTCTGACGGCGGTGGGTGGCGGCACGGTCCGTGACCTATTGCTGGATCGGAACCCTGTGTTTTGGATTGGGGAACCCAGCTATGTCCTCATCGCTTCGGCTGCGGCCCTGCTGGTGTTCTTTACCGCACATCTGGTCGAGAGCCGGTACAACTGGCTGATCTGGCTTGACAGTTTTGCCCTGGCCATAGCAGTGGCCGCCGGCACTGGCGTTGCGCTGACGATGCAACAACCGCCGGTCATCGTGGTGCTTATGGGCATGACGACAGGGTGCCTGGGTGGGCTGATGCGCGATGTGGTTTGTAACGAAATCCCTCTGGTTCTGAAGCAGGGCGAGCTTTATGTGACCTGCGCCCTAACAGGTGCCCTGGTGGCGCTGATCTCGGATACGCAAGGTTTACCGCAACTCACAACCTTGGGATTGGCAGCCTTGACATGCTGGGGCCTGCGAGCCGGTTCGCTGATCTTTGGCTGGCGTTTGCCCGTCTACAAAAGCCGCCCACCGCGCGATCACGGTTAA
- the rnhA gene encoding ribonuclease HI: MPELFAYTDGACSGNPGPGGWGALLRAMDGETVVKERELKGGEAETTNNRMELLAAINALEALERPTKITVVTDSAYVKNGVTGWIFGWKKNGWKTASKKPVKNVDLWQRIDEAQQRHDVTWEWVKGHAGHPENERADELARAGMAPFKPKKAKA, from the coding sequence ATGCCTGAGCTTTTTGCCTATACCGATGGAGCTTGTTCGGGCAATCCCGGCCCCGGGGGTTGGGGCGCATTGCTGCGCGCGATGGACGGCGAGACAGTTGTGAAAGAACGCGAACTGAAGGGTGGCGAGGCTGAAACCACCAACAACCGCATGGAATTGCTGGCTGCGATCAACGCGCTCGAGGCGCTGGAACGGCCCACGAAGATCACCGTCGTCACCGACAGCGCTTATGTCAAAAATGGCGTCACAGGGTGGATCTTTGGCTGGAAGAAGAACGGCTGGAAGACAGCGTCGAAAAAGCCGGTAAAGAACGTCGACCTGTGGCAACGCATTGATGAGGCGCAACAACGCCATGACGTGACATGGGAATGGGTCAAAGGCCACGCGGGCCACCCCGAAAACGAACGGGCTGACGAGTTGGCACGCGCGGGTATGGCCCCATTCAAACCCAAGAAAGCCAAAGCGTGA
- a CDS encoding class I SAM-dependent methyltransferase: MSDKQTLDVYAEAAQQYADGYARAKDADQKSDLRGFLELIPEGGYVLDLGCGPGHWAARFKAEGLQVDATDASPAMVALAKSDFGVDARVESFDQMAAVGIYDGIWANFSLLHAPREDFPTHLARIHRALKPGGAFHIGMKLGSDQGRDSLGRFYSYFSEDELREHLKTAGFTVTRSKRGNGEGLAGGVETFVTMTTHA; encoded by the coding sequence ATGAGCGACAAGCAGACACTCGACGTCTATGCCGAAGCTGCGCAGCAATACGCGGACGGCTATGCCCGCGCCAAGGACGCCGACCAGAAATCAGACCTGCGCGGCTTTCTGGAATTGATCCCAGAAGGCGGGTATGTGCTGGACCTGGGTTGCGGCCCCGGCCATTGGGCCGCCCGGTTCAAGGCCGAAGGGCTGCAGGTCGACGCTACAGACGCCTCGCCCGCAATGGTGGCGCTGGCCAAGTCCGATTTTGGCGTCGATGCGCGGGTGGAAAGTTTTGACCAGATGGCAGCCGTTGGAATCTACGATGGCATCTGGGCCAACTTCAGCCTGCTGCACGCCCCACGAGAAGATTTCCCCACCCATCTGGCCCGCATCCACCGCGCCCTGAAACCGGGTGGTGCGTTTCACATCGGCATGAAACTGGGCAGCGACCAGGGTCGCGACAGCCTGGGCCGTTTCTATTCCTATTTCAGCGAGGATGAATTGCGCGAGCATCTAAAGACCGCAGGCTTCACCGTGACCCGCTCGAAACGCGGCAACGGTGAGGGGCTGGCTGGCGGCGTCGAAACTTTTGTTACGATGACCACCCATGCCTGA
- the ispH gene encoding 4-hydroxy-3-methylbut-2-enyl diphosphate reductase, with protein MTKQPLTLYLAAPRGFCAGVDRAIKIVEMALEKWGAPVYVRHEIVHNKFVVDGLRDKGAVFVEELDDCPDDRPVIFSAHGVAKSVPAEATRRNMVYVDATCPLVSKVHVEAQRHSDAGLQMIMIGHKGHPETIGTMGQLPEGEVLLVETVDDVATVPVRNPESIAYVTQTTLSVDDTKDIVAALQARFPKIVGPHKEDICYATTNRQEAVKAIAPKVDAMLVVGAPNSSNSRRLVEVGSKAGCNYAQLVMRAENIDWRALEGVASVGITAGASAPELLVNEVIDAFRARFDVTVETVETAVENVEFKVPRVLRVPA; from the coding sequence ATGACCAAACAGCCCCTCACTTTGTACCTGGCCGCCCCCCGCGGGTTTTGTGCCGGTGTTGATCGCGCCATCAAGATCGTGGAAATGGCACTCGAGAAATGGGGCGCGCCGGTCTATGTCCGCCACGAAATCGTGCACAACAAATTTGTGGTCGACGGACTGCGTGACAAAGGCGCGGTCTTTGTCGAAGAGCTGGACGATTGCCCTGACGATCGACCGGTGATCTTTTCCGCCCATGGCGTCGCGAAATCCGTCCCGGCCGAGGCCACCCGCCGCAACATGGTCTATGTCGATGCCACCTGCCCCCTGGTCAGCAAGGTGCATGTCGAGGCGCAGCGCCACTCGGACGCAGGGCTCCAGATGATCATGATCGGTCACAAGGGCCACCCAGAAACCATCGGTACGATGGGTCAACTGCCCGAGGGTGAGGTTTTGCTGGTTGAAACCGTTGATGACGTCGCCACAGTTCCGGTCCGCAATCCCGAGAGCATCGCCTATGTCACGCAAACCACGCTGAGCGTCGATGACACCAAAGACATCGTCGCAGCACTACAGGCCCGGTTCCCAAAGATCGTCGGCCCCCACAAAGAAGACATCTGCTACGCCACCACCAATCGGCAAGAGGCCGTCAAAGCCATCGCGCCCAAAGTGGACGCAATGCTGGTGGTGGGCGCACCGAACTCCTCCAATTCGCGCCGGTTGGTCGAGGTGGGATCGAAGGCAGGTTGCAATTATGCCCAACTGGTCATGCGCGCCGAAAACATCGACTGGCGCGCGCTGGAAGGCGTTGCCTCTGTCGGCATCACTGCCGGCGCGTCTGCACCCGAGCTGCTGGTCAACGAGGTGATCGATGCCTTCCGCGCCCGTTTTGATGTGACTGTCGAAACAGTTGAAACAGCTGTCGAAAATGTCGAGTTCAAAGTCCCGCGCGTTCTACGGGTGCCCGCATGA
- a CDS encoding LabA-like NYN domain-containing protein, whose amino-acid sequence MFYKDERLALFIDGSNLYAAAKALGFDIDYKLLRQEFMRRGKMLRAFYYTALLENDEYSPIRPLVDWLHYNGFTMVTKPAKEYTDSMGRRKVKGNMDIELTVDAMELAPRVDHIVLFSGDGDFRPLVASLQRQGVRVSVVSTIRSQPPMISDELRRQADNFIELEELRDVIGRPPREMPMEPRSVAAAAGQ is encoded by the coding sequence ATGTTTTACAAGGACGAACGGCTAGCGCTGTTCATCGACGGTTCGAATCTTTACGCCGCCGCCAAAGCACTGGGCTTCGATATCGACTACAAACTGCTGCGCCAAGAGTTCATGCGCCGCGGAAAGATGCTTCGTGCTTTTTACTACACAGCGCTCCTGGAAAATGACGAATACTCGCCGATCCGACCCCTGGTCGATTGGCTGCACTACAACGGCTTCACCATGGTGACGAAACCCGCGAAAGAATACACCGACAGCATGGGCCGCCGTAAGGTCAAGGGAAACATGGACATCGAACTGACGGTCGACGCCATGGAGCTTGCGCCCCGTGTCGACCACATCGTGCTCTTCTCCGGCGACGGCGACTTCCGCCCGCTGGTGGCCAGCCTGCAGCGTCAGGGTGTGCGCGTCTCGGTTGTTTCGACCATCCGCAGCCAGCCACCGATGATATCGGACGAGCTGCGCCGCCAGGCCGACAATTTTATCGAGCTCGAAGAACTGCGCGATGTCATCGGACGCCCGCCGCGCGAGATGCCGATGGAACCGCGCAGCGTTGCTGCGGCTGCCGGACAATAA
- the folK gene encoding 2-amino-4-hydroxy-6-hydroxymethyldihydropteridine diphosphokinase, with protein MLTQYRSNAVIALGGNLPFQGADPKLTLRKAIERGSEMGLVIRGISQFYRTPCFPAGAGPDYVNAAIRVETELPPAGLLQVLHDIEHEFGRAREQRWGMRTLDLDVLLFEDLILPDRKTFDQWHSLPLDEQVRATPEQLILPHPRLQDRAFALVPACDVAPDWRHPVSGKTIRELTADLPADALAEVVAL; from the coding sequence ATGTTGACACAATATCGGTCAAATGCGGTTATCGCGTTGGGCGGAAACCTACCTTTTCAAGGGGCTGATCCCAAATTGACCTTGCGGAAGGCCATTGAACGTGGGTCGGAAATGGGGTTGGTGATTCGCGGAATCAGCCAATTTTACCGAACCCCTTGCTTCCCAGCGGGCGCGGGCCCCGACTATGTCAATGCCGCGATTCGGGTCGAGACCGAATTGCCCCCCGCAGGTCTTCTGCAGGTGTTGCATGACATTGAACACGAGTTCGGACGGGCCCGCGAACAGCGGTGGGGCATGCGAACTCTGGATCTGGATGTGCTGCTGTTCGAGGATTTGATTTTACCTGATCGGAAAACATTCGATCAATGGCATAGCCTGCCCCTCGACGAACAGGTGCGCGCGACGCCGGAACAGCTGATCTTACCGCATCCGCGGCTGCAGGACAGGGCCTTTGCTTTGGTTCCGGCATGCGATGTGGCACCCGATTGGCGCCATCCGGTGAGCGGCAAGACCATCCGAGAGTTGACTGCGGATTTGCCTGCAGATGCGCTGGCCGAGGTGGTGGCGCTTTGA
- the rpoZ gene encoding DNA-directed RNA polymerase subunit omega, translated as MARVTVEDCVDKVPNRFELVMLAAHRAREISAGAAITVDRDNDKNPVVSLREIADETQSAADLRERLIESNQTQIEVDEPEEDQMALLMGADSDKPAEDDMSEEKLLRALMEAQGQG; from the coding sequence ATGGCCCGCGTGACGGTTGAAGACTGCGTAGACAAAGTACCGAACCGGTTTGAACTGGTTATGCTTGCCGCCCATCGTGCGCGCGAGATTTCTGCAGGTGCAGCCATCACCGTTGATCGCGACAACGACAAGAATCCTGTCGTGTCGCTGCGCGAAATCGCGGACGAGACCCAAAGCGCCGCAGATCTGCGCGAGCGTCTGATCGAGAGCAACCAGACCCAGATTGAGGTCGACGAGCCCGAAGAAGATCAGATGGCACTGCTGATGGGCGCCGATTCCGACAAGCCGGCCGAGGACGACATGTCCGAAGAAAAACTGCTGCGCGCGCTGATGGAAGCTCAAGGGCAGGGCTGA
- a CDS encoding RelA/SpoT family protein: MIAAEDLIALVRNYNPKTNAERLADAYDFGEEMHEGQFRHSGEPYFTHPVAVAAILTEQRLDDATIITALLHDTIEDTKASYGEVAKRYGDEVAMLVDGVTKLTNLQLSSRETKQAENFRKLFMAMSKDLRVILVKLADRLHNMRTIKAMRPEKQVVKARETMDIYAPLAGRMGMQWMREELEDLAFRVLNPEGRQSIIRRFITLQRETGDVIHRITGDMRYELEKAGIEAEVFGRAKKPYSIWRKMQEKEQGFSRLSDIYGFRIITQSEEDCYRTLGAIHQRWRAVPGRFKDYISQPKSNGYRSIHTTVSGRDGKRVEVQIRTRQMHDVAETGVAAHWSYRDGVRTQNPFAVDPAKWIANLTEQFDSEEDHEDFLEAVKLEMYSDQVFCFSPKGDVVKLPRGATPLDYAYAIHTRIGHACVGAKVDGIRVPLWTRLKNGQSVEIITAEGQTPQVTWLDIAVTGKARTAIRRALREVDRERFIKLGQELARSAFEHVQRKSTDKALDTAAKNLRLKNRDELLARLGSAELTAHDVVQAVYPELAPDEGDAIPLRRAVIGLEPGQSFERAPCCQPLPGERILGITYRGKGVVVHSIDCDRLSEFEDQTERWVDLHWHAGTHPAVYGTTLDLTIGNDAGVLGRICTLIGEKKANISNLEIVDRKPDFYRLMVNAELRDIEQLHSLMLMLEAESDVAAVERYREKNPGKSGAS; encoded by the coding sequence ATGATTGCAGCTGAAGATCTGATTGCGCTGGTCCGCAACTACAATCCAAAAACAAATGCTGAACGCCTCGCTGATGCCTATGACTTTGGCGAGGAAATGCACGAAGGGCAGTTCCGCCATTCCGGCGAGCCCTATTTTACACATCCTGTCGCTGTTGCTGCCATACTGACCGAGCAACGGCTTGACGATGCGACCATTATCACAGCCCTGCTGCACGACACGATCGAGGATACCAAAGCGTCCTATGGCGAAGTGGCCAAGCGCTATGGCGACGAAGTGGCGATGTTGGTGGATGGGGTCACCAAGCTGACCAATCTGCAGCTGTCGAGCCGCGAAACCAAGCAAGCAGAAAACTTTCGCAAGCTGTTCATGGCCATGTCCAAGGACTTGCGGGTTATCTTGGTCAAACTGGCTGACCGTCTGCACAACATGCGCACGATCAAGGCGATGCGCCCGGAAAAGCAGGTGGTCAAGGCGCGAGAAACCATGGACATCTATGCGCCGCTTGCCGGCCGCATGGGCATGCAATGGATGCGCGAAGAGCTTGAAGATCTGGCGTTCCGCGTCCTGAACCCCGAAGGTCGCCAATCGATCATCCGCCGCTTCATCACCTTGCAGCGCGAAACCGGCGATGTGATCCACCGCATCACCGGCGATATGCGGTATGAGTTGGAAAAGGCAGGGATCGAGGCCGAGGTGTTTGGTCGCGCCAAGAAACCCTATTCGATCTGGCGCAAGATGCAGGAGAAAGAGCAGGGGTTCTCGCGCCTTTCCGACATCTACGGGTTTCGTATCATCACGCAGTCCGAAGAGGACTGTTACCGAACCCTTGGTGCAATCCATCAGCGATGGCGCGCTGTTCCGGGACGGTTCAAGGATTACATCAGCCAGCCCAAGTCGAACGGCTATCGGTCGATCCACACCACGGTCTCGGGGCGCGATGGCAAACGGGTCGAGGTGCAGATCCGGACCCGCCAGATGCACGACGTGGCCGAAACGGGCGTTGCAGCGCACTGGTCGTACCGGGACGGCGTACGCACCCAGAACCCCTTTGCCGTGGATCCGGCCAAGTGGATCGCGAACCTGACAGAGCAGTTTGACAGCGAAGAGGATCACGAGGATTTCCTCGAAGCCGTCAAGCTTGAGATGTATTCGGACCAGGTGTTCTGCTTTTCGCCCAAGGGTGACGTGGTCAAGCTGCCGCGCGGGGCAACGCCGCTGGACTATGCCTATGCCATCCACACACGGATCGGGCACGCCTGCGTTGGGGCGAAGGTGGACGGTATTCGTGTTCCACTGTGGACGCGGCTGAAGAACGGGCAATCGGTCGAGATCATCACCGCCGAAGGTCAGACACCGCAGGTGACATGGTTGGACATCGCGGTGACCGGCAAAGCCCGCACCGCCATTCGCCGCGCGTTGCGCGAGGTGGATCGCGAGCGGTTCATCAAGCTGGGGCAAGAGCTGGCGCGCTCGGCCTTCGAACATGTACAGCGCAAATCGACAGACAAGGCGCTGGATACCGCGGCCAAGAATCTGCGCCTGAAAAATCGCGATGAGTTGCTGGCGCGTTTGGGTAGCGCTGAGCTGACTGCGCATGACGTGGTTCAGGCAGTCTATCCGGAATTGGCACCGGATGAGGGTGACGCGATCCCATTGCGCCGGGCGGTGATTGGTCTGGAACCGGGCCAGAGCTTTGAGCGCGCGCCATGTTGTCAGCCGCTGCCGGGCGAGCGCATTCTGGGCATCACCTATCGTGGCAAGGGCGTTGTGGTGCACTCCATCGATTGCGACCGGCTGAGCGAGTTCGAGGATCAGACCGAACGCTGGGTCGACTTGCATTGGCATGCAGGGACCCACCCCGCCGTTTATGGCACGACGCTTGATTTGACGATTGGCAACGACGCGGGTGTCCTGGGACGCATTTGCACATTGATTGGCGAGAAAAAGGCCAATATCTCGAACTTGGAAATCGTGGACAGGAAACCGGACTTTTACCGATTGATGGTCAACGCAGAGCTGCGGGATATTGAACAACTTCATTCTTTGATGTTGATGCTTGAAGCTGAAAGTGACGTGGCCGCTGTTGAACGGTATCGCGAGAAGAACCCGGGGAAATCCGGGGCTAGCTAA